A region from the Nematostella vectensis chromosome 13, jaNemVect1.1, whole genome shotgun sequence genome encodes:
- the LOC5518579 gene encoding pathogen-related protein → MADRPVRQFMDDPNIKWRTQKPDYTKADKEFLSGVTKRHPKGSLERTVEDLVKTWEMEASHKVDLKDWGSVDQNCFTMGVNNQVHYTGHDVAQRGSYNLLITNTPLYDASSETLESSHKLFKTAFNNGFSWEVLEVFSDPPRMAFTWRHWARWTGPYRDHPPSGELLQMFGSAVVEVDGNLKIKSINLYYDPNQILAKLEGKRVAAFNAGEQSTQRHSENKFNEYRWILTVVSSWVFFYHQGPGQCAWTHGGLRTATIAT, encoded by the exons ATGGCCGATCGCCCAGTAAGGCAGTTTATGGATGATCCTAACATCAAATGGCGCACCCAAAAACCCGATTACACTAAAGCCGACAAGGAGTTTCTATCCGGGGTCACCAAACGTCATCCAAAAGGTTCACTTGAACGGACAGTTGAAGATCTCGTCAAAACATGGGAGATGGAAGCTTCGCATAAAGTTGATCTGAAG gatTGGGGATCAGTCGACCAAAACTGTTTCACCATGGGCGTCAACAATCAAGTGCATTACACTGGCCATGATGTTGCCCAGCGTGGCTCATACAACTTGTTGATAACCAACACGCCACTGTACGATGCCTCCTCGGAGACTCTTGAGTCATCTCACAAGCTTTTTAAAACGGCTTTCAACAACGGTTTTTCATGGGAGGTGCTGGAAGTATTCTCAG ATCCCCCCCGTATGGCTTTCACGTGGCGTCACTGGGCCCGCTGGACTGGTCCGTACCGTGACCACCCCCCCTCAGGTGAATTGCTTCAGATGTTTGGAAGTGCTGTTGTAGAAGTTGACGGGAATCTCAAGATCAAGTCCATTAATTTGTATTACGATCCTAACCAGATATTGGCAAAGCTTGAGGGAA agaggGTCGCCGCATTCAATGCAGGAGAACAGAGTACACAGCGACACAGCGAGAACAAGTTCAATGA GTACCGCTGGATACTCACTGTCGTTTCATCGTGGGTCTTCTTTTACCACCAAGGACCAGGACAATGCGCATGGACGCATGGTGGTTTAAGGACTGCGACGATTGCCACCTGA